The following proteins are co-located in the Callithrix jacchus isolate 240 chromosome 10, calJac240_pri, whole genome shotgun sequence genome:
- the LOC144578134 gene encoding uncharacterized protein LOC144578134 translates to MLAGILTRNVKPSRRSPQPQHQQPAIRNQPKQCHTRTQSPSRASLPQSSPLWPLAAPRYFGSCSFLIHCILARIKDVWVTKTTIPRKPRGSIRAVWRECPRRPRLLRLKEGASPQLGVWRIVGTWMAVQVTVKQDH, encoded by the exons ATGCTTGCGGGGATCCTGACGAGAAACGTGAAACCCTCTCGCCGCTCTCCTCAGCCGCAACACCAGCAGCCTGCAATCCGCAACCAGCCCAAGCAGTGCCACACCAGAACGCAGAGCCCCTCCAGGGCTTCTCTACCACAGTCGTCACCGTTGTGGCCGCTCGCCGCCCCGCGGTACTTTGGGAGCTGTAGTTTTCTGATTCACTGCATACTGGCCCGAATAAAAGATGTATGGGTGACAAAAACTACAATTCCCAGAAAGCCTAGAGGCTCAATTCGCGCTGTGTGGCGGGAGTGCCCTCGGAGGCCCCGCCTTCTTCGACTGAAGGAGGGAGCGTCCCCGCAGTTGGGGGTATGGCG AATTGTTGGCACCTGGATGGCTGTTCAAGTTACTGTAAAACAAGATCACTAA
- the C10H11orf58 gene encoding small acidic protein: MSAARESHPHGVKRSASPDDDLGSSNWEAADLGNEERKQKFLRLMGAGKKEHTGRLVIGDHKSTSHFRTGEEDKKINEELESQYQQSMDSKLSGRYRRHCGLGFSEVEDHDGEGDVAGDDDDDDDDSPDPESPDDSESDSESEKEESTEELQAAEHPDEVEDPKNKKDAKSNYKMMFVKSSGS, encoded by the exons ATGAGTGCTGCCAGAGAGTCTCACCCGCACGGGGTGAAGCGTTCAGCCTCCCCAGACGACGAT CTGGGATCTAGCAATTGGGAGGCAGCAGACTTGGGtaatgaagagagaaaacaaaagttcTTGAGACTTATGGGTGCAGGAAAG AAAGAACATACTGGTCGTCTTGTTATAGGAGATCACAAGTCAACATCTCACTTCCGAACAg gggaagaagacaagaaaattaaTGAAGAACTGGAGTCTCAATATCAGCAAAGTATGGACAGTAAATTATCAGGAAGATATCGGCGACATTGTGGACTTGGCTTCAGTGAG GTAGAAGATCATGATGGAGAAGGTGATGTGGCTGGAGATGATGATGACGACGATGATGATTCACCTGATCCTGAAAGTCCAGATGACTCTGAAAGCGATTCAGAGTCAGAGAAAGAAGAATCCACTGAAGAACTCCAAGCTGCTGAGCACCCTGATGAAGTGGAGgatcccaaaaacaaaaaagatgcaaaaagcaattataaaatgATGTTTGTTAAATCCAGTGGTTCATAA